The nucleotide window CGGCGGCAGGTGCCCGCGCACCACCTCGGGCCGCACGCCGAAACGCACATGCGAGAAACCCAGGCGCCGGATCTCCGCCAGATCGCGGGCCGACACCGTGGCGGGATCGATCTGCACGGCAAACGCGGGCATCGACGCAATCCGGCCAGAGGCCTGCGCGGCTTCGGCATGCGCCGGCCGCCCGGGCAGCCAGCCCGACACCGCCACCAGCGCTGCCAACGCCAGCGCCCGCGCAGCGGCGCGCGGCGCCGCTGCGCTATGCGGCGCCATGCCTGCGCAGTACGCCCATGGCGAGCGCACCGGTCTGGAACAGCGCGATGACGACGAACGACACCAGCATCACCTGCGCCGCGACGAGGTAGTCGAGCCGCGGATAGCGCCATGCCCCCAGCGCGACGCCGGCCAGCAGGCCGACGCCCGCGGCAACGAAGATGGCGCGCGCCATGCCGAAGGACTTCAGCAAGGTGCGCAGGCACATCACCACCGCAAACACGATCGGAAACAGCGAAAAGAAGCGCACGTCGAGATCTCCATAGGCCGCGCCGAACAGCATGACCACGAGCTGGTCGCCGAACAGAAGCAGCAGCACGCTCAGCGCGCCGGACAGCACCACGCCGCCCAGCACGAACCCGGCTGCGTTGCGGACCAGCGTCAGCGTGTCGTCCTGCCTGAACGACGCCGCGAACCTTGGCATCAGGTGGTAGCCCAGCGCCATCAGGACATATTGGGCCGGCAGCAGCACCGTCAGCAGGATGCGGAACTTGGCCGACTCCGCAAAATGCCCGAGCGAGCCGAGCAGCACCACCAGCCCCGGCCCGACCAGCCAGCTCATCAGCTGCGCGCTGGCCGAGCTGGCCCCGAAGCCCAGCCACTGGCGCGGCGAGTCGGGCCGGCCCGGGACGATCTCGATGCGCCCGCGGCGGCGCAGCGTGGCGGCGGCCACCAGCGTGGGCAGCAGGATCGCGGCGGCGAGCATCAGCATCGCCGCCGGCGCCGGCTGCGTGCCGGCGGCCAGCCCGATCATGGCCACGCCGGCGC belongs to Cupriavidus taiwanensis and includes:
- a CDS encoding lipopolysaccharide biosynthesis protein, with product MRRMLSALGAVFEQAAYTAVQFGINVALARSMDVAGYGLVAVVLSLVVFINIFYVAFLHEPALIEGIRLRVRFSVEVAVLTVFPVAAGSILYLYGHGLSTSACAAAAVLFASYTAYWVLRTVGAKARGYAGLLVCHTLVGAGVAMIGLAAGTQPAPAAMLMLAAAILLPTLVAAATLRRRGRIEIVPGRPDSPRQWLGFGASSASAQLMSWLVGPGLVVLLGSLGHFAESAKFRILLTVLLPAQYVLMALGYHLMPRFAASFRQDDTLTLVRNAAGFVLGGVVLSGALSVLLLLFGDQLVVMLFGAAYGDLDVRFFSLFPIVFAVVMCLRTLLKSFGMARAIFVAAGVGLLAGVALGAWRYPRLDYLVAAQVMLVSFVVIALFQTGALAMGVLRRHGAA